DNA from Terriglobus tenax:
AGGCGGTCATCGCGGCGGACCAGCACGGTGCGCTCGCCGCTGGGGTCGACAAGGATGTGCGACTGCGGGGAGGCAGAGTGTGGAACGGTAATGATCTTGGTCTGAACGCCGGCGGCAGCAAAGGCCTTATGGTGCAGATCGGCGGCCTGGTCGTCGCCGAGTTTGCCCACATAGCGCGTGGTGAGTCCCCAGTTCTGGCAGGCCACAACGGTGCTGGCAACCTGTCCGCCCGGAAGCACGATGGAGTGGTGGTACTCCACCTTGGAGCCGAGTGTGGGGAAGGTGGGAAGGGTCAGGACGGTGTCAGTGGCATTCAGGCCAACACCAACCAAGTCGACCTTCCGGGTACTCTCCATCTTTCTAGTGTAACGCCGTTATTCGGTGCGGAGACATTCCATGGGGCTGAGCATGGCTGCGCGGCGCGCCGGATAGGTTCCGGCAAAGAGCGTAATGCCCGTAAGTGTCAGCAGAGACAACACAATGGCAACGGGCGAGATGACCGGGTGAGGCACAAAGTCCGGCATGGGAATGTAGCGCATGGCGACACATACGCCTGCCCCGAGCAAAAAGCCGATGCTGCCGGAGACGAGCGTGATAATGGCCGACTCGGCGAGAAACTGGCGGTGGATATCCGCCGACCGCGCTCCAAGGGCTTTGCGCACGCCGATCTCGCGGGTGCGTTCGGTAACGGCCACCAGCATGATATTCATGACGCCGATGCCGCCGAGGGCCAGCGTGAGAAGGGCGACGGCGCCAAGAAAGAGCGTCATCACGCCAAAGATGCGGTCGACGAACTTGGCGCCTTCGAGGGTGTCCCACACCCAGAGAGCTTCCTTGTCATCCGGATCGAAGTGATGGCGCTGGCCGAGGATGCGGTAGACCTCCTTGACCGCGGCGTCATGCTTGTCCGGGGAGACGGGCTGCACGACCAGGTCGTTGAGCCAGCCGGGAAAGACGCCTTTGCGCGCCGGAGGAAAGTCGCGAGCCATGGAGACATACGGAACAAAGAGCTGTGTGCCATCGCGGCCGGAACCGTAGGAGCCGTTCTGCTGCTTTTTCTTGAGCACGCCAATCACGGTGTAGGGGTAGCCGGCGATGGAGATTGTCTGTCCGACGGCCGGGTTTGAACGGAAAAGCTGCTGCTTGGTGTCGTCGCCGAGAAGGACGACGCGGGCGCCGTCAGCCTCATCGCGCTCGGTCATCAGGCGCCCTTCGGAGACCTTGATGGAGCGGAAGGACTGGTACTCCGGCCATACGCCTCGCACGGCGCGGTTGGCGGCGTTGTACTGCGAAACCTCGTTGACGGTCCGGTTGATCTCCGGCGAGACGTGCTGCACCAGCGCTGCCTGGTCGCGGATGGCGACCGCGTCTGCGTATTCTAACTGGATATCGCGACCTGCGACATAGCCGCCAGCCTGCGCTCCGGTCTTGCCGCCCCAGATGATGGCGATGTCGGTGCCAAGCCCCTTCATGCGCTCGTGCTGTTCCCTGTTGAAGCCAATACCGAGGCCAACCAGCAGAATGACCGAGGTGATGCCCCACACGATGCCGAACATGGTGAGGAAGCTGCGGAGCTTGGTAGCCCACAGGGCGGCGAGCGTTTGCAGGAAGATCTCGCGAATCGGCATGGCGCATAGGATTACGCGCAAGGGAAGGAATTTGTTCCGTGCAGGAGTGGTTGTGCAACTTCCGATCGTATAGGCGGGATTATCCGGGGCTGAAGCCCCTGATGTTAAACGGCTCTTCAGGAGGGCCTTGCTCTCTCCGGACTGCCAAAGTTGTACCGGTCATGGATTCAGCCATGACCGGTACGAAATGCCGTTCTGCGATGTTGCGCTTTAGAGCTGGCGTTAGTTCTGCAGCTTTCAAACAGTAATTCGACACCGCTTAGCGGATGCGGAACTCTGCGCGGCAACCGCGGTCAACCCAGAGACCGCGACGGTCTGTACCCCAGGTGTCTCCATCACGGCAGGGCGAACCACTGATCTGGCGGCTGAGTTCGACGCGGGCGTTGGGAGGAATGCTGCAATAGTTCCGGCGGCCATCATTGGAGGAGCAAGTGATGACCTGGACACCAAGTCCGGGACGTCCGCCGCCATTTCCATTGCCCCAGCCATTCCCGGGGCCGCCATTGTCGCGGCCGGTCACGAAGTCGGCGCGGCAACCACGATCCACCCAGATGCGATTGCGGTCCCAGCCCCAGGTCTGCCCCTGAATGCAAGGCGAGCCGCTGCGCTGGTTCACCATGCGAACGCCGCCGCTGGTGTCTGCATTGCAGTAGTTGCGACGGCCGTCGTTGGAGGAGCAGGTGATCTGCTGGCCGCCATTGCCGTTGCCCCAGCCGTTTCCGTTACCGTTCCCCCAGCCATTGCCAGGGCCACCGTTGTTGTTGCCCGGGCCTCCGCGACCGACGACAAAGTCAGCACGGCAACCGCGATCGACCCAGATACCACGGCGATCCCAGCCCCAGGTCTGTCCCTGCACGCAGGGCGAGCCGCTGCGCTGGTTCACCATGCGGACGCCTCCGTTGGTGTTGACCTCGCAATAGTGCTTGCCCATGTCATCGGACGCGCAGGTCAGGTTTCTTCCGTTCTGTTCCGTAATCCCGCTCTGGGCTGTTGCGTTACCTGTGTATCTGAGCGAGACGAGCAGGACCAACCAGTAGAGATATTTCATTAATCTGCCTCCAGACGGTTTGAATGCTACACGATCCGGATCAAAGCAAACGAATGGAGCAGATAGGCCTCGCGGCCTAGCGCATGCGTTCTCTGCGGGGGCAGAATGGAGAGCATGAATTGGACGCGCAGGGATGTCGTAAAGCTGGGAGCGCTCGCGGTAGCGGGCAGGAGCATGGGTCTGCAGGCCGAGGTCATGGATCGCAGGCCGGCCGTGGGAGACCGCAAGTTCACTTCGGAGGCCGTGGAACGCTCCATGGCCGAGACGGCAAAACGGATTGGCGACCCGGAGCTGCGGCAACTCTTCCTGAACTGCTTCCCTAATACGCTGGACACGACGGTGCAGCACGGCAGCTTTGAAGGCAAGCCGGATACCGTTGTTTTGACCGGCGATATTCCGGCGATGTGGCTGCGGGACTCCTCTGCCCAGGTGTGGCCATACCTTCCCCTCGCCAGGCAGGATGAGAAGCTGCGCGCCCTGCTGGAAGGCGTAATCCGCCGCCAGGCCCGCTGCCTGCTGATCGACCCCTATGCGAATGCCTTCATGGCGAACCTGGATGATCCGGCGCTGGAGTGGGGACGCACCGACGAGACGGAGATGAAGCGCGGCGTGGGTGAACGCAAGTACGAACTGGATTCGCTGTGCTACCCCATCCGCCTGAGCCACGGCTACTGGAAGGCCACCGGCGATACGAAGCCCTTCGACACGACGTGGGCGGAGGCAATGCGGACGGTGGTACGCACCATGCGGGTGCAGCAGCGCAAACAGGGCGATGGACCGTACCTGTTCCAGCGCAGCTCTCCCCGGCCGACCGAGACGCTGGCGCGCAAGGGCGCCGGTAACCCGGTGAAGCCGGTGGGCCTGATCGCTTCTGGCTTCAGGCCAAGCGACGATGCCTGCATCTTCCCATTCTTTATTCCGGCCAATCTGTTTGCCGTGGCCTCGCTGCGGCAGCTTGCGGAGATGCTGAACGCTATTGTGCATGACAGCGCAACCGCGCAGGAGGCACAGTCGCTGGCAACCGAGGTGGAGCAGGCGCTGCGCCAGCACGGCATTGCGAAGCTGGAGACCGGCACCATCTGGGCGTATGAGGTGGACGGCTTCGGCAGCCAGCTTCTGATGGACGATGCCAACGTGCCCAGCCTGCTGGCGCTTCCCTATCTGAATGCTTCTCCCGATGCGGCTTTGTACGCGCGGACGCGAGCCTTTGTGTGGAGCGAGCGCAACCCGTGGTTCTTCCGCGGAACGGCGGGCGAAGGTATTGGCGGCCCGCACATTGGCGATGGCATGATCTGGCCGATGTCCCAGACGATCTACGCGCTGACCAGCACGAAGCGCGAAGAGGTGATGCAGGCCCTGAAGATGCTGAAGACCTCGGCCCGCGAGACGGGCTTTATGCACGAGAGCTACTTCAAGGATGACCCGGCAAAGTTTACCCGCGCCTGGTTCGCCTGGGCCAACACACTTTTCGGCGAGATGGTGGCCCATGTGGCGCATAACCATCCGGATTGGGTGCGCAGTTGAGATAGCATCAAAGATGGCGCCCGGATGGTGAAATCGGCAGACACAGCGGACTTAAAATCCGCATCGCTTAACGGCGAGTGGGGGTTCAAGTCCCCCTCCGGGCACCAGGAATTGTCAATACCCATCGCTACGGGCGGTCACGAAGCTCTATCCGCCGCAGCTTGATGCCGTCCGCGGAATGGCGCAGTTGACGCATCTGCCTCTAGCCCCGGTATTTGCTCCATAATCTAGGCGGTCACAAACTTCTCTCGATAGGCCAGGTAGAAACCTGCCGGCACCAGGATGATGGTCAGGATCACTGAAACAGTGAGGCCACCAATCAGGGCCTGGGCCAGGGGTGCGTAGGACTCGCTGCCTTCGCCGAGTTTGAGCGCCATGGGCAACAGACCAATCAGGGTTGCAAGCGACGTCATCAGGATGGGACGTAAACGTACCCGGCAGGAGAGGATAATCGCCTCGCGAACGCTTTTGCCTTCTTTGATGAGGTGGTGCGCAAACTCGACAATGAGGATGCTGTTCGAAAGCGCAATTCCTGCCAGCATAACCACTCCCATAAGCGACATGACGTTCAGTGTTGTGTTCCAGGCGAGCAGTGCGAGAATGACGCCGGTAATTCCTGGCGGAAGTGCGAGCAGGATGATGAAGGGATCGAGGAATGAACGGAACTGGGCAACGAGAATGAGATAGAGCAGCAGAACAGAAAGAACCAGACCGATGGCAAAGCTGCGGAAGGATGCGTTCATTGAGGTAACGCTTCCAGCCAGCGTAACGTTGATCCCCTTCGGAGGATTCGAGTCATCGACGATCTTCTGAATCTGCTTCGTGATGGCACCCAGATCTTCCGTCTGCGGACGGACGTAGACATCGAGATTGCGACGAATCTGGGTGTGGTCCATTTCCGTAGGAGCATTGAACTGCTCAATGTTTGCAACCATGTCGAGACGCGTAGGCTGCGTAATATCTTTGCCGTGCAAAGGGATGGCCTTCAGATCTTCGAGCGACTTGACCTGGCCTTCCTTGTACATCACGGTGAGGAAGTAGTTGTTGCCGCTGTTCGGGTCAATCCAGATGGAAGGGGCGATCATCTGGTTCGATGTGAGCGCGGTGATGATGTTGGAGACGACTTCCTTTTCCGACAGGCCGAGTTGGCTTGCGCGTGTGCGATCAACCGAGATGCGAAGCGAAGGATAGTCGATGTCCTGCGGGATGAAGACGTCGGCGATACCCTGGATGCCACGAATCTTTGAGGCGATGTTCTGGGCAAGGCCGAAGTCGGCAGTGACGTCGTTGCCGGTGATACGCACATCAATCGGCGCCGGAGCGCCCATGTTCAGAACTCCGTCCACCAGGCTGCCTGAAGCGTAGAAGGTCTGCAGTTCAGGAATTTCTTTTGCGACGGTGGCTTTCACCTTATCGATGTATTCGAAGCTGCTGCGCTTGTGATCGTGCGAAAGCGCCACCTGGATAAAACCGGTGTGCATGGCAGCGTTCGGAGAGAAAAGTGCGGAGAAACCCGGGTCGACACCGATGTTGGTGACGACGATGCCAAGGTCGTCCTTAGCCACGATGCGGCGAACAATCTGCTCGATTCGCTGAGCCTCTTCTTCTGTTGCCTCAAGCTTTGTGCCTGAGGGAGCCTTGAAGCTGATGACGAACTGCCCTGCATCGGTACGGGGAAAGAAGGACAGGCCCAGCAAGGGAAACAGGAGCAGCGATAGCGCAAAGATGATTCCTGCAGCTGCAAGGGTTTGCCATGGCTTTTCCAGTACGCGGGCTACGACCTTGTCATACCGATGCAGCATGGCATCGAACCCGGCAGTAAACTTCGCATTAAATCGTGCCCACAGGCCGTGATGGGTGCTTCGCGGGTCTGGAGTGACAGCGGCTTCATCTTCCGCAGATTCATGAACAACGTCCCCATGGCCGCTCTTGATGAAGCGGGCACAGAAGAGCGGCACCACCGTAAGAGCCACGAAGTAGGAGGCAAACAGCGATATGACGACGGCCAGAGCAAGCGCTGAGAAGAGAAACTTGCTGACGCCATAGAGCATGGTTACAGGGAAAAAGACAACGACCGTGGTGAGCGTTCCGGCAAGTACCGGAAGGGCGACTTCTTTACCGCCCTTCTCCGCTGCTACCTCGGGCGATTCACCCTCTTCCAGGTGGCGGAAGATATTTTCCAGCACAACGACCGAGTTGTCGATCAGACGGGACAGGGCAAGCGCCAACCCGCCCAGCACCATGCTGTTCAGCGAACTTCCGGTCATCTTCAGGACGAAGAACGTTGTCAGCAGCGAGAGCGGAATTGAGAAGAAGACTGCGACCGTGGCTCGAAGACTTCCAAGGAAGATAAGAATCATCAAGCAGGTAAGGAAGAGGCCAACTCCTCCCTCATGAATGAGTGTTTCAATCGCCGTCTTGACAAAGCGTGACTGGTCGAACTCAACATTAGTTTTCAGTGATGCCGGCACATCGGTGAGCTTCTTAAGAGTGTCGTTCACACCCTCCACAATGGCGATGGTGTTGGAATCTCCGCCTTGTTTGAAGATGGGGAGATAGACACCACGCTGGCCGTTCACACGCACGATGTTGTATTGCAGGCCGAACGAATCCTGCGGCGTTGCTACATCACCCACACGCACAGGTGACTGGCCCACCATCTTCAGTGGAACCTGGGCAATGTCCTCCGCGCCCTTCAGCATGGAGTTCGTATAGATGTTGTAGTCGTAACGGCCAATCTGCACATCGCCTGCCGGAAGAATGACGTTCGCATCATTCACCTGACGCACAATATCCATCGGGCTGAGCTGGTTTGCTTCCAGCTTGTAAGGGTCGGCGTAAAGCATGATCTGGCGCCAGCGGCCACCGAAAGGCTGCGTGACGGAGGCGCCGGCGACGCTTGCCAGCTGGTTACGAACAAAGTTCTGGCCAACGTCCTTCAGCTTGCTCTCGTTCAAGCCGGAGCCGCTCAACGTCACCAGGGCCACCGGGACGCTGGAAGCATCCTGCTTCAGGACGATGGGAGGATACGTGCCCGGAGGCATATCGCGAAGATCGCTGCTTGCAAGCGACGAGATGGTCGCCGCGTCTGCATCAGGATCCGTGCCGGCGCGAAAGTACACCTTAATGAGCGAGACGCCAGGAAGAGAGCGCGACTCCATGTGATCGATGCCACTGGCAAGCGTGAACTGGCGCTCAAGGTGATAGGTAATATTTGCTTCAATCTGCTGCGGGGGCATACCCGAATAAAATGTCGCTACGGCGACGACAGGCAGATTGACGGGAGGAAACATGTCGATCGGCATGTCCGAGACGCTGACCGTACCCATGATCGTAATCATGAGGCACAGCACCACCATCAGATAAGGATTTCGAATCGAGAATCCAGACATTGTTTCTCCCTCTCGTCGTTAGTGGGCGGCTTCGTAAGCGACTGGTTGCGCGTCGACCTTCTGGCCGTCGGAGAGTCCGGTGTGACGTCCGACGATGACCTTGTCTCCTGCCTGCAGGCCGGAAAGCACCTCCACGCGGGAGGGTGTCTGCAGGCCTACCTTTACCTGCGCGAGATGAATCACTCCGTCACGAACGACATAGGCTTGCTGCGAACTGGTGCCAAGGCCATCGACGGCATCGAGCGGAACACTCAGCACGTTCGGACGCGCCGCAAGATGAAGATGAACCTCCGCATACATGCCGGGAACCAGCGACCCGTCGGGGTTTGGCACGTCCACTTCGGTGTCCATGGTCCTGGTTGCCATCTGAACGGAATCGGCATAGCGTGTGACCTTGCCCTGCAGCTTGCGATTAGCACTCACAACATTTACATCGACCAGCTGGCCGTTTTTTATCCCGGCCACATGGTTCACGGGTACAGGAAGCACCAGCCGAAGAACGTCATTCTGTGCCAGCTTCACGACGGGCATCGCTTGCGATTGCGAAGAGATTCCGGCTTGAATCATGGAGCCGGTATTGGCGTACCGTTTCGTGACGACGCCGTTGAAGGGGGCACGGATGGTTGCATACTGCAGCATCGCAATGGCTCGCCGATACTCCGACCCGGCCTGGATTTTCTTCTGCTCGTCCGCGGCCAACGAGGATTTCGCGCTGGCGAGCTGAGCGTTTGCTTCGAGTTCGCGTGCGTGCGCCACGTCAATTTCCTGCCGTGGCACCAGACCGCGGTCTCTTGTTGCAACTTCCTGAATCCGCTTGAAGGAGAGCGATGCAATGTCCGCTCCTGCATTTGCTCTTTGAACGGCAGCCTGGGCCGTTACGATGTCGGCTTCAGCCGCCGCCAGTCCCGCCTTTGCTTTCGCCACGTCATCCTGAACTTCCGGCACCTCAAGCGTTGCGAGCACGGAATTCTGTCGAACATGATCGCCAAGATCGACCCTAATGGCTTTTACATAACCGGCGATTTTGGCCATGACATCGACCTCCTGATAAGGCCGGAACTCGGCAGACAGAACAAGGTCGTTCTCAAGCGTAGCGTTTGCAGCCGTTGCCACGGGAACCGCCAATACCGGGGCTTCGGGAACGGCCTTGCTTCTGCAACCGGACAGCGAGAAGACCATCGCGGCAAAGGCTGCTGTTGATCCAATGAGAAGCTGTCGAGTCATATCGGTCGAAACCCTTTCAGTTCAGAAGTCCCGCGGCATAGTCCAACTGCGCTCGCCGCGTGAGATAGGTGTAGGTGGCATCCGCGGACGTAATCTCGGCGGAGGTCTCGTTCAACTGCGCCTCGTTCAGTTCCACGATGCTGCCAAGTCCGGCATCGTACCTGTCCTGAGCAAGCCGCAGAGCCTCTTTGCTCTGGGTCACCAGTTGCGCGGTTACGTCGAGGCTGCGGTATGCCTCATCGGCCCTGTACCAGCTATTGCGAACCTCTTCGTTGACCTGTAGCCGAAACTGTTTCACATCTTGCGCGCGGGCTTTTGCTTCAAGCTCTGCCTCGTTCCTGCGGGCATGGAACAAGCCGCCGTTGAATACGGGAACATTCAGGTTGAAGCCAACCGAGGCGTAATCTTCATGCAGTGTGTGGTCGTGATACGGCAACTGGCCCGCCGTGCCAAGAACATTGAGCGTCGGATAGCTCAGCCGTTTTTCTGACTTCGCAAAGCTCTCCGCCGCCTGCTGCTGCGCCTGCAATGCGTTCAGATCCGCCCGCTGCGCACCTGCCTGGTGCTGCAGGTCTTCAGGAGATGCCGGCAACGCGTCGTCACTCGCGGCTGCATCCACCAATCTGGCTGACACGGGCATCTCCAGCCCCATAGCTGTCGCCAGGGTATTCCGCTCCTGTGCCACAGAGCTCTGTGCTCGAACAACCGCCAGCTCCGCCTCGCGCTCCAGCACTTTCGCGAAGTTCAGGTCGAGGGTGGAGCGCAGTTCACTCTGGGTCAACGCTTCGATCCGTCGTGCGTTGAGCTTGCGGTTCTCCAGCGCGGCTTGCGCGGCACGTAGAACCGCCTCGGCCCCAAGCACACGATAATACGCCGTTCGTACATTCAGCCGGACCTGAGCGCGAGTGAGGGTTGCAAGATCGTTCTGTGCTTCGGCGTTATGCCTGGCAGAGCTCACAAGAGAGCTCGTTCTGCCAAAGTCGGTCACCAGTTGTGTGAGATTGCCGCCGTACGCGAATCGCCCGGACAAGGCTGAGGTTGGCAAAGCTCCTGCTGCTACGGCAGAACCAGTGTCAGCAACCTGCGCTCCGGTCGCATTGAAGTTGATCGTCGGGGCGTAACCGGCACGCGCCTGCTTTACACGCTCCGCAAGCGAACGCGCCCTTAGCTGAGCCGCCAGCATTCGCGGCTGGTTTGCCAGCGCGGTTGCTTCGACCTGAGGCAGGTCCAACGGTCCATTGCTCGTCGCAGATTGTCCCCAGACAGGTGCCAGAGCGAGCCCCAAAGACACAACCGCGGTGATGAAAGACTTCATCTACAGGTTTCCTCGCCGATGCGATATCACCTGCAGTGAAACATTTTCGTTTCTGACATTCCCTTACATCTTCCTTACATCGCCGGATCCCGGCTTGCTGGCCAGGCGTGGAATCGGAAATCATAGAGAACAGATGGTTGCAATGAAGCCCAGAATCCTCATCATCGAAGATGATCGCAAGATGTCGGAGGCCCTGGTCGTCGGCCTGCAGGAGGCGGGCTACGACATGGATACGGCAGCTTCGGGCGAGGAAGGATTTTATCTTGCCCACAAACAGCGGCCCGACCTGCTCCTGCTGGACCTGACCTTACCGCATCGCAATGGGTTGGAGATTCTGAAGCAGTTGCGTGCCGAAGGGATCGACATGCGGGTGCTGATTCTTACCTCGCACAACACGGTTGAAGACCGCGTGGAAGGTCTGCGGGCCGGGGCAGATGACTATCTTGGCAAACCCTTTTCCTTCCCCGAATTGCTGGCACGTATCGATGCCTTGTTGCGCCGTGTGCTGCCGCCGACGGAAGCAAACACCTATGGCATCGGCGACCTGTCTCTCGACACAAAAGCCCGCACAGCAGCGCGCAAAGGCGAGATGCTGGACCTCACGCCGCGCGAGTTCGACCTTCTGCTTTACTTCGTCCAGAATCGAGGACGAATCGTCTCGCGGGAGATGCTGGCACGGGACGTATGGCGCGAGACATCGCGGTTCACCCCCATCGACAACGTGATCGACGTGCAGATCGCGCGCCTGCGCAAAAAGATCGACGATCCCTTCCCGGTCAAGCTGCTGCAGACTGTGCGAGGATTAGGCTTCTGCCTCAGGGAGCCCTCGTGAAGCGATTCACGCCAACGAACCTGCGAAGCCGCCTTACGTCCTGGTACGTAGCCGTTCTGGCGCTGCTGCTGCTTGTTTACGCGACGATTGTCTTTGCGTTCCAATATGCCGTGCTGACGCGGCAAATGCTCCACGATGAGATTCAGGATGTTGTTACCGTCGAAGGCCTGCTTTACTTCGACAGCTTCGGGAAACTTCAGCTCCGGCAGGACTATTTCTCTCGCCCCCAGTCTCATCTCCTTGTCGATCGTTATATGGAGGTAAGGGACCGGGCAGACAATGTGCTCTTCAGCAGCCCGACGCTTCACGGGATGCGCCTCGGCGGGCCGTCGTATCAAGGTGAAGGAGATCGCGACTTCGCCGAGCGGATTGTGCGTCTGGATGACGGATCGCATGTCTTCGTTGTCAGCCATGTGCATGGAATGGACGACAGAACATTGCTCATCCGCCTTGGCTACAGCCTTGCGCCGCTCCGTGACCGGATGTGGCAGTTCCTGTTGCTTTTGCTGATCGCGATTCCTGTCGCGTTGGCTTTGGCGGCAATCGCAGGACAGACCATTGCAAAACGAGCGCTACGACCGGTGGATGACATGACGGATCGTGCCACGCAGATCACGGCCACCAACTTGCACGATCGCCTCCTTATCGCGAATCCCGACGATGAACTGGGGAGAATGGCGACGGCTTTCAACCATCTCCTCAGCCGGCTCGAAGCCGCTTTTCAGCAACTCGGACGCTTTACTTCCGATGCCGCACATGAACTAAGAACCCCACTCGCCTCCATTCGAACGATGGGTGAAGTCGCTCTCAGCAGAGAAATGGATGCGAACTCGCGGAGAGTCGTCGAAGACATCCTGGAAGAAACCTCGCGTCTTAGCGGAACAGTGGACAGCCTCTTGTTGCTGTCGCGCGTGGAAGCCACAGGGGCTACCGGGCAGTTCGAGAAGTTTCAGCTTTGCGATTTGTTGAATGAGATTACGGCACTTCTGGCACTGATGATGGAAGAGTCGAGGGTAAGTTTGGAGCTTTCTTGCGATACAAACATCTTCGTGCAGGCCGACAGAAGCTTGATGCGGGTGGCTTTGCTTAATGTCACGCACAA
Protein-coding regions in this window:
- a CDS encoding efflux RND transporter periplasmic adaptor subunit, producing MTRQLLIGSTAAFAAMVFSLSGCRSKAVPEAPVLAVPVATAANATLENDLVLSAEFRPYQEVDVMAKIAGYVKAIRVDLGDHVRQNSVLATLEVPEVQDDVAKAKAGLAAAEADIVTAQAAVQRANAGADIASLSFKRIQEVATRDRGLVPRQEIDVAHARELEANAQLASAKSSLAADEQKKIQAGSEYRRAIAMLQYATIRAPFNGVVTKRYANTGSMIQAGISSQSQAMPVVKLAQNDVLRLVLPVPVNHVAGIKNGQLVDVNVVSANRKLQGKVTRYADSVQMATRTMDTEVDVPNPDGSLVPGMYAEVHLHLAARPNVLSVPLDAVDGLGTSSQQAYVVRDGVIHLAQVKVGLQTPSRVEVLSGLQAGDKVIVGRHTGLSDGQKVDAQPVAYEAAH
- a CDS encoding ABC transporter permease, whose translation is MRVILCAMPIREIFLQTLAALWATKLRSFLTMFGIVWGITSVILLVGLGIGFNREQHERMKGLGTDIAIIWGGKTGAQAGGYVAGRDIQLEYADAVAIRDQAALVQHVSPEINRTVNEVSQYNAANRAVRGVWPEYQSFRSIKVSEGRLMTERDEADGARVVLLGDDTKQQLFRSNPAVGQTISIAGYPYTVIGVLKKKQQNGSYGSGRDGTQLFVPYVSMARDFPPARKGVFPGWLNDLVVQPVSPDKHDAAVKEVYRILGQRHHFDPDDKEALWVWDTLEGAKFVDRIFGVMTLFLGAVALLTLALGGIGVMNIMLVAVTERTREIGVRKALGARSADIHRQFLAESAIITLVSGSIGFLLGAGVCVAMRYIPMPDFVPHPVISPVAIVLSLLTLTGITLFAGTYPARRAAMLSPMECLRTE
- a CDS encoding glycoside hydrolase family 125 protein, translating into MNWTRRDVVKLGALAVAGRSMGLQAEVMDRRPAVGDRKFTSEAVERSMAETAKRIGDPELRQLFLNCFPNTLDTTVQHGSFEGKPDTVVLTGDIPAMWLRDSSAQVWPYLPLARQDEKLRALLEGVIRRQARCLLIDPYANAFMANLDDPALEWGRTDETEMKRGVGERKYELDSLCYPIRLSHGYWKATGDTKPFDTTWAEAMRTVVRTMRVQQRKQGDGPYLFQRSSPRPTETLARKGAGNPVKPVGLIASGFRPSDDACIFPFFIPANLFAVASLRQLAEMLNAIVHDSATAQEAQSLATEVEQALRQHGIAKLETGTIWAYEVDGFGSQLLMDDANVPSLLALPYLNASPDAALYARTRAFVWSERNPWFFRGTAGEGIGGPHIGDGMIWPMSQTIYALTSTKREEVMQALKMLKTSARETGFMHESYFKDDPAKFTRAWFAWANTLFGEMVAHVAHNHPDWVRS
- a CDS encoding response regulator transcription factor, which encodes MKPRILIIEDDRKMSEALVVGLQEAGYDMDTAASGEEGFYLAHKQRPDLLLLDLTLPHRNGLEILKQLRAEGIDMRVLILTSHNTVEDRVEGLRAGADDYLGKPFSFPELLARIDALLRRVLPPTEANTYGIGDLSLDTKARTAARKGEMLDLTPREFDLLLYFVQNRGRIVSREMLARDVWRETSRFTPIDNVIDVQIARLRKKIDDPFPVKLLQTVRGLGFCLREPS
- a CDS encoding DUF3011 domain-containing protein, with product MKYLYWLVLLVSLRYTGNATAQSGITEQNGRNLTCASDDMGKHYCEVNTNGGVRMVNQRSGSPCVQGQTWGWDRRGIWVDRGCRADFVVGRGGPGNNNGGPGNGWGNGNGNGWGNGNGGQQITCSSNDGRRNYCNADTSGGVRMVNQRSGSPCIQGQTWGWDRNRIWVDRGCRADFVTGRDNGGPGNGWGNGNGGGRPGLGVQVITCSSNDGRRNYCSIPPNARVELSRQISGSPCRDGDTWGTDRRGLWVDRGCRAEFRIR
- a CDS encoding TolC family protein, which translates into the protein MKSFITAVVSLGLALAPVWGQSATSNGPLDLPQVEATALANQPRMLAAQLRARSLAERVKQARAGYAPTINFNATGAQVADTGSAVAAGALPTSALSGRFAYGGNLTQLVTDFGRTSSLVSSARHNAEAQNDLATLTRAQVRLNVRTAYYRVLGAEAVLRAAQAALENRKLNARRIEALTQSELRSTLDLNFAKVLEREAELAVVRAQSSVAQERNTLATAMGLEMPVSARLVDAAASDDALPASPEDLQHQAGAQRADLNALQAQQQAAESFAKSEKRLSYPTLNVLGTAGQLPYHDHTLHEDYASVGFNLNVPVFNGGLFHARRNEAELEAKARAQDVKQFRLQVNEEVRNSWYRADEAYRSLDVTAQLVTQSKEALRLAQDRYDAGLGSIVELNEAQLNETSAEITSADATYTYLTRRAQLDYAAGLLN
- a CDS encoding efflux RND transporter permease subunit, with protein sequence MSGFSIRNPYLMVVLCLMITIMGTVSVSDMPIDMFPPVNLPVVAVATFYSGMPPQQIEANITYHLERQFTLASGIDHMESRSLPGVSLIKVYFRAGTDPDADAATISSLASSDLRDMPPGTYPPIVLKQDASSVPVALVTLSGSGLNESKLKDVGQNFVRNQLASVAGASVTQPFGGRWRQIMLYADPYKLEANQLSPMDIVRQVNDANVILPAGDVQIGRYDYNIYTNSMLKGAEDIAQVPLKMVGQSPVRVGDVATPQDSFGLQYNIVRVNGQRGVYLPIFKQGGDSNTIAIVEGVNDTLKKLTDVPASLKTNVEFDQSRFVKTAIETLIHEGGVGLFLTCLMILIFLGSLRATVAVFFSIPLSLLTTFFVLKMTGSSLNSMVLGGLALALSRLIDNSVVVLENIFRHLEEGESPEVAAEKGGKEVALPVLAGTLTTVVVFFPVTMLYGVSKFLFSALALAVVISLFASYFVALTVVPLFCARFIKSGHGDVVHESAEDEAAVTPDPRSTHHGLWARFNAKFTAGFDAMLHRYDKVVARVLEKPWQTLAAAGIIFALSLLLFPLLGLSFFPRTDAGQFVISFKAPSGTKLEATEEEAQRIEQIVRRIVAKDDLGIVVTNIGVDPGFSALFSPNAAMHTGFIQVALSHDHKRSSFEYIDKVKATVAKEIPELQTFYASGSLVDGVLNMGAPAPIDVRITGNDVTADFGLAQNIASKIRGIQGIADVFIPQDIDYPSLRISVDRTRASQLGLSEKEVVSNIITALTSNQMIAPSIWIDPNSGNNYFLTVMYKEGQVKSLEDLKAIPLHGKDITQPTRLDMVANIEQFNAPTEMDHTQIRRNLDVYVRPQTEDLGAITKQIQKIVDDSNPPKGINVTLAGSVTSMNASFRSFAIGLVLSVLLLYLILVAQFRSFLDPFIILLALPPGITGVILALLAWNTTLNVMSLMGVVMLAGIALSNSILIVEFAHHLIKEGKSVREAIILSCRVRLRPILMTSLATLIGLLPMALKLGEGSESYAPLAQALIGGLTVSVILTIILVPAGFYLAYREKFVTA